AGCGGTCGGTGCTCAAGAGTCTCAAAGATCGGCTGCATAACGAGTTCAACGTCTCGGTCGCCGAGACGGCTCGCCACGATGCGTGGCAATCCGCGGAGTTGACGGTCTGCGTCGTCTCCACGGAGCGCCGGCACGCCGAGTCCGTTCTCGAATCCGTCGATCATTTCATCGACGCCAATCCGCAGTGCCGCATCGTCGACACCGCGACCAGCTTTCTCTGACGCATGGCGAGCAATAACCGTCGTCCGGATCGCGTGGCTGAAGCGATCCGTGTCGAAGTCGCGACTTTTCTCAGCCAGGACGTGAAGGATCCACGGATCGTCGGTCTCGTCACCGTGACGGGCGTCGACGTTTCGCGCGATCTCCACGTCGCGACGGTCTTCGTGAGCATTTACGGATCGGCGTCCGAGCGCGCGGCAACTCGCGATGGCCTCGACAGTGTCGCGAGCCACTTGCGCGCGCGCGTTGGACGTGCACTTCGTCTCCGCGTCGCGCCCGAGATCGTCTTCAAGCCGGACGAAAGCATCGCCCGCGCGGCGCGCATCGAGACGCTGCTCTCGCAATTGAAGGATACTCCCGCGTCCGAGTCTTCCGATCGTCCGTCCCGTGAGGACGACACCGACTGACGGTGTATTGCTCGTCGACAAGCCTGCCGGGATGACGTCGCACGACGTCGTCGCCGTTGTCCGGCGCGCGCTCCATACGCGGCGTGTTGGTCATACGGGTACCCTCGATCCCTTTGCGACGGGATTGCTCGTCGTATTGATTGGGCGCGCGACTCGTCTTGCGCAGTTCGTCGACGACGAGCCGAAGGTCTACGACGCCACCATCGAATTTGGCAGAGAAACGACGACCGACGACCTAACGGGCGAAACGACGCGCCAAGCGAATCCACCGGCCGCTTCGGACATCGATCGCGGCGTTCGCGAGCTCACCGGCCAAATCGAGCAGCGACCACCCGACTACTCGGCGAAGAAGCTCGGGGGTCGTCGCGCCTACGCGGCCGCGCGCGCCGGTGAACCGCTGGACTTGCCGCCGGCTTCCATTTTCGTTCGCGAGTGGCTCGTGCGCCACCG
The Gemmatimonadaceae bacterium DNA segment above includes these coding regions:
- a CDS encoding DUF503 domain-containing protein, with product MRSFELHLAAAHSLKDKRSVLKSLKDRLHNEFNVSVAETARHDAWQSAELTVCVVSTERRHAESVLESVDHFIDANPQCRIVDTATSFL
- the rbfA gene encoding 30S ribosome-binding factor RbfA: MASNNRRPDRVAEAIRVEVATFLSQDVKDPRIVGLVTVTGVDVSRDLHVATVFVSIYGSASERAATRDGLDSVASHLRARVGRALRLRVAPEIVFKPDESIARAARIETLLSQLKDTPASESSDRPSREDDTD
- the truB gene encoding tRNA pseudouridine(55) synthase TruB, giving the protein MRTTPTDGVLLVDKPAGMTSHDVVAVVRRALHTRRVGHTGTLDPFATGLLVVLIGRATRLAQFVDDEPKVYDATIEFGRETTTDDLTGETTRQANPPAASDIDRGVRELTGQIEQRPPDYSAKKLGGRRAYAAARAGEPLDLPPASIFVREWLVRHRTSTTLDVTITCGGGTYVRALARDLGRLTGSAAHLTALRRTRSGVFDVARAISVSALGEEHPPALLPLRSAIPHLATRRVADAELRRVQHGNVVDAEGDASLVALVDDDGELVALAEREGAVLRPRVVVRDA